In Trichoderma breve strain T069 chromosome 4, whole genome shotgun sequence, the following proteins share a genomic window:
- a CDS encoding rab-GTPase-TBC domain-containing protein — protein sequence MNSMTVSQTGGGHGRQPSITKQKQTSPYASRIKAPPPPLSLLPASNDGRQRPPQLSPMPVSPRWDSLANGSNMLLHSPMSPLPPRSPSQNSWYERYGQLDEATSPQYQPQQQQPPAAIQHHQHHPYQPSSMGRRRPPEPLQLDSASALMTKSMRAEVQVRTPDTPAVENFSRPRKQSTSIRSPPVGPGNLRLASLPPSDRMPEMTSVSPSSTPSWQRPRRPSISSKSSLSYAVSPSFPPTAEYLESRASRTASAQPPIAGHRPQLGYQNRIDSPAFAPAPGGPAPWMSDDELRSSYRSQLTSSSAFGTGTAVTERSSVLTKDSSVLSLYGNENENEAGAEAEAEGEEPSLEDVMGMYERGFCDDDDDQFPENEYPDPYNNNYNEHYQQHPYDHHHYPYDDQYNVGYGSAPYDDDSYPRIPESELEQEPEQEQLERELHPEPERVRQQEQAQDREQEQEHEYRQEHGRSLEHGRAPLPTHDEEVEEEEESAENDTVPDNMISVMHRPVTARSEPGPERIHSDEFDADPVPPVPAAHAALDMEIRQSKMLFSSTAFTSTVPALTHDHDLDHDPEHDLEFPEKRDSSRTVESAPSVDSDGVRPDPRGATHSRGATPSPSPSRISPPSMLESRSVSPSPSVHLPVPEPEKPGSRDRYGFKKENQFITRAQYDAWDKTYSQYLARRRKKWTSYLKDSALMTDRPQRFPAPNAKTKRFVRKGIPPDWRGAAWFYYAGGPAILAKHGGLYDKLLLRQAKHVDIEAIERDLHRTFPDNIQFKPSQATADMLDTTTSSERASQSTVRGAALDGSGPGPVGLEGEPPLIASLRRVLLAFAVYNPRIGYCQSLNFIAGLLLLFVDTEEQAFWLLNVITHIYLPGTHEMSLEGSKVDLGVLMTELRDTMPAVWDKIGGELDSGEPQSRPMTSKSVRNPLNPLTPRLKRKETHAALSSERLPPITLCMTAWFMSCYIGTLPIETTLRVWDVFFYEGSKTLFRVALAIFKLGEAEIKAIGDPMEMFGVVQSMPRKMLDANKVLETCFKRRNGFNHLSQEVIEERRQERRDKAQQDLLLRSRSKAATTGATGREADGERKGGSLFGLKK from the coding sequence ATGAATTCAATGACCGTCTCGCAGACCGGCGGCGGACACGGCCGCCAgcccagcatcaccaagcagaagcagacatCACCCTACGCATCCCGCATCAAAGCTCCCCCTCCGCCTCTCAGTTTGCTCCCTGCGTCAAACGACGGCCGCCAACGACCTCCTCAGCTCTCGCCCATGCCAGTCTCCCCTCGCTGGGACTCGCTGGCAAACGGCTCCAACATGCTGCTGCATAGCCCAATGTCCCCTCTCCCTCCGCGATCGCCCTCGCAAAACAGCTGGTATGAGCGGTACGGCCAGCTAGACGAGGCGACATCGCCACAAtaccagccacagcagcaacaaccgcCAGCCGCAatccagcatcatcagcatcatccgTATCAACCATCGTCGATGGGCAGGAGACGACCGCCAGAGCCTCTGCAGCTGGACTCGGCCAGCGCCCTGATGACAAAGTCCATGCGCGCAGAGGTACAAGTACGCACGCCAGACACCCCTGCCGTCGAGAACTTTTCTAGACCCCGGAAGCAAAGTACCAGTATTAGGTCCCCCCCTGTCGGTCCAGGTAACCTCCGGCTggcctccctccctccctcgGATCGCATGCCGGAGATGACCAGCGTTTCACCTTCTTCCACGCCCTCCTGGCAGCGCCCCCGACgtccctccatctcctcaaaATCTTCACTCTCCTATgctgtctctccatcttttccccctACTGCCGAATACCTCGAATCGAGAGCCTCGAGAACCGCGAGTGCACAACCTCCAATTGCTGGCCATCGCCCCCAGCTGGGCTACCAGAACCGCATTGACAGTCCGGCCTTTGCTCCTGCGCCCGGCGGGCCAGCTCCTTGGATGAGCGACGACGAACTGCGATCCAGCTATAGGTCCCAGCTTACATCATCGTCTGCCTTTGGCACTGGCACTGCCGTCACCGAGCGAAGCAGCGTCCTGACCAAGGACAGCTCCGTTCTGTCACTCTACGGGAACGAGAACGAAAACGAGGCAGgggcagaggcagaggctgaGGGAGAGGAACCCAGCCTGGAAGATGTTATGGGCATGTACGAAAGAGGCTTctgtgacgacgacgacgaccaaTTCCCAGAAAACGAATACCCCGATCCCTACAACAACAATTACAACGAACACTACCAGCAACACCCCTACGATCACCACCACTACCCATACGACGACCAATACAACGTTGGCTACGGCTCTGCTCCGTACGACGACGATTCATATCCGCGCATTCCGGAATCAGAGCTAGAGCAGGAGccggagcaggagcagctAGAACGAGAGCTACACCCAGAGCCAGAGCGCGTGCGTCAGCAGGAGCAGGCGCAGGATCGCGAGCAGGAACAGGAGCACGAGTACAGGCAAGAGCACGGACGCAGCCTTGAGCACGGACGCGCGCCTCTGCCTACTCATGacgaagaagtagaagaagaagaagaatctgCCGAAAACGACACCGTCCCAGACAACATGATTAGCGTCATGCACCGTCCTGTGACCGCCAGGTCCGAGCCGGGCCCTGAGCGCATTCACAGCGACGAATTCGATGCCGACCCGGTGCCTCCGGTGCCCGCCGCCCATGCCGCGCTCGACATGGAAATTAGGCAATCCAAGATGCTCTTTTCTAGCACCGCATTCACATCTACGGTGCCTGCTCTCACCCACGACCACGACCTCGATCACGACCCGGAACACGACTTGGAGTTTCCGGAAAAGCGCGACTCGTCCAGGACGGTGGAATCCGCGCCCTCTGTGGACTCGGACGGCGTCCGACCCGACCCGAGAGGAGCCACGCACAGCCGAGGAGCCACACCCAGCCCGAGTCCCTCGCGCATTTCACCTCCTTCGATGCTAGAGTCTCGATCAGTATCCCCTTCTCCCTCGGTGCACCTCCCCGTTCCCGAGCCTGAGAAGCCGGGTTCGCGAGATCGATATGGcttcaagaaggaaaacCAGTTCATCACCCGCGCGCAGTACGATGCCTGGGATAAGACATACTCTCAATATCTGGCGCGCCGGCGGAAGAAGTGGACTTCCTACCTCAAGGACAGTGCTCTTATGACTGACCGTCCGCAACGATTCCCCGCCCCCAACGCCAAGACGAAGCGGTTCGTGCGCAAAGGCATTCCCCCAGATTGGCGCGGCGCTGCATGGTTCTACTACGCGGGCGGACCAGCCATTCTGGCTAAGCATGGAGGTCTCTACGACAAATTGTTGCTGAGACAAGCCAAGCACGTCGATAtcgaggccattgagcgTGACCTCCACCGAACTTTCCCCGACAACATCCAGTTCAAGCCCTCACAAGCCACCGCCGATATGCtcgacaccaccaccagcagcgaGAGGGCGAGCCAATCCACAGTGAGGGGAGCGGCCTTGGACGGCAGCGGACCTGGCCCCGTTGGGCTGGAAGGCGAGCCGCCGCTCATTGCGTCTCTTCGCCGCGTCTTACTCGCATTCGCCGTCTACAACCCGCGCATTGGATACTGCCAGAGTCTCAACTTTATTGCCGGcctcttgctcctctttGTCGATACAGAGGAACAGGCGTTTTGGCTGCTCAACGTCATTACACACATCTATCTTCCCGGTACGCACGAGATGAGCCTTGAGGGCTCCAAGGTGGACCTGGGCGTTTTGATGACGGAGCTCCGCGACACAATGCCTGCTGTGTGGGACAAGATTGGAGGAGAGCTGGACAGCGGCGAGCCGCAGTCGCGACCAATGACTAGCAAGTCGGTGCGAAACCCCCTGAACCCGCTGACGCCTCGACTCAAGCGCAAGGAGACTCACGCAGCACTGTCGTCTGAACGCCTTCCCCCAATCACCCTCTGCATGACTGCGTGGTTCATGAGCTGCTACATCGGTACGCTGCCCATTGAGACGACGCTGCGCGTGTGGGACGTCTTCTTCTACGAAGGATCCAAGACGCTCTTCCGCGTTGCCCtggccatcttcaagctgGGTGAGGCCGAGATTAAGGCGATTGGAGATccgatggagatgtttggCGTGGTCCAGTCAATGCCTAGGAAGATGCTCGACGCGAACAAAGTCTTGGAGACGTGCTTCAAGAGGCGCAACGGCTTCAACCATCTCAGCCAAGAGGTGATTGAGGAACGCCGGCAAGAGAGGCGTGACAAGGCCCAGCAAGACCTTCTCCTACGGTCGCGCAGTAAAGCTGCGACAACCGGGGCGACTGGCAGGGAGGCCGACGGAGAGCGAAAGGGCGGCAGCCTGTTTGGGCTGAAGAAATAA
- a CDS encoding ubiquitin-conjugating enzyme domain-containing protein, with protein MSTKRISKEFAEVSQTPIEGFLVTLPPNNSVHTWHVTLQPPASTTFYPGRFGIVLTLPTDYPFKPPVVKFVTRVYHPNITNDSLGNVCLAILKAENWKPSTKIASVLEALRNLLVEPQPDDPLEERIADEYRNDREAWEAKAKAAVTKYALEDPVFPASAS; from the exons ATGTCGACCAAACGCATCTCCAAG gAATTCGCCGAAGTCTCCCAAACCCCCATCGAGGGCTTCCTCGTCACGCTCCCCCCCAACAACTCCGTCCACACCTGGCACGTCACCCTCCAGCCCCCGGCCTCAACCACCTTCTACCCGGGCCGCTTCGGCATCGTCCTCACCCTCCCCACCGACTACCCCTTCAAGCCCCCCGTCGTAAAGTTCGTCACCCGCGTCTACCACCCAAACATCACAAACGACTCCCTCGGCAACGTCTgcctcgccatcctcaaggcCGAGAACTGGAAGCCCAGCACAAAGATAGCGTCTGTCCTCGAGGCCCTGCGTAACCTGCTTGTCGAGCCTCAGCCTGACGACCCGCTCGAGGAGCGCATTGCTGATGAGTACCGCAACGACAGGGAGGCGTgggaggcaaaggcgaagGCTGCCGTCACTAAATATGCCCTTGAAGACCCCGTCTTTCCGGCATCGGCATCATAA
- a CDS encoding nucleolar protein,Nop52 domain-containing protein, translating into MAASAAVSAQEAQQMPFIKNLASSDRKLRTESLSSLQSFLSSRRSLTPLDARKLWTGLYYALWMTDRPRPQQALAQDLANLVFDLQPACVEPWLAAFWSVLGVQWPHIEALRLDKFLLLVRRMFAAHVKVAKEDGFKGDLTEVVVGVFKQWCFDAEDENKVALGLRLHVLDVWVDELEREGALAVEDENAREFVKKVGGLVESLKRCPVKSIRQRALDSYDDERLPWVEKKEDEEEDEEMDGEEGEEDGEWGGIDN; encoded by the exons ATGgctgcctccgccgccgtCTCTGCGCAAGAAGCGCAGCAGATGCCCTTTATCAAAAACCTCGCCTCAAGCG ACCGCAAACTCCGTACCGAatccctctcctccctccaatcattcctctcctcccgcCGCTCCCTCACCCCCCTCGACGCCCGCAAGCTCTGGACAGGCCTCTACTACGCCCTCTGGATGACCGACCGCCCTCGTCCTCAACAAGCCCTCGCGCAAGACCTCGCGAACCTCGTCTTCGACCTGCAGCCCGCGTGCGTGGAGCCCTGGCTCGCGGCCTTTTGGTCCGTTCTTGGTGTGCAGTGGCCGCATATTGAGGCGTTGCGATTGGATAAGTTTCTCTTGCTCGTTAGGAGAATGTTTGCTGCGCATGTGAAGGTTGCGAAAGAGGATGGATTTAAGGGGGATTTGacggaggtggtggtgggtgTGTTTAAGCAGTGGTGTTTtgatgccgaggatgagaatAAGGTTGCGTTGGGGTTGAGGTTGCATGTGCTTGATGTTTGGGTGGATGAGCTGGAGCGCGAGGGGGCTCTtgcggttgaagatgagaatgcGAGGGAGTTTGTGAAGAAGGTTGGTGGGTTGGTGGAGAGTCTGAAGAGGTGTCCTGTTAAATCGATTCGACAGCGTGCTCTGGATAGCTACGATGATGAGAGATTGCCGTgggtggagaagaaggaggatgaggaggaggatgaagagatggatggtgaggagggtgaggaggatGGTGAATGGGGTGGCATCGACAATTAA
- a CDS encoding alcohol acetyltransferase domain-containing protein, whose protein sequence is MGSVNTPQILRKLGDNEHFSSSRHSLGIYRCVTVSCRYSHPPSSLPDGTSISPNFFAALATVIKDQPMLRVGITGDDTNDAHFVHIPSIDLRDQVSVVAVPCQSVQEYEDKVAEQQGWEHDQKFQDLAVRPPWRITILRPSSDNDEVVEQLKGQEDVFFAFHHSLMDGTSGRRFHEMLLATPAYQGQQVPAEPELVLSFPEPSSLPEPQEQVVNFTLSISYTVKTLWTALGPTFLQPPKQPIWNALPVDFSLPYKTRVKPIDISPEVLATLLSACREHSVTITALLHSLVLASLSSRIPSPTEAPAFAASTPISLRPFTSPSMDPAYVTSLRCLVAATVHHFPPEMVSALRAPDADTNALIWQNALHVKDHLADKLKSLPHDDVSGMLKYVSDWFSFWRGRDGRPRTESWEISNIGVLKNPAEAEADVPRATRLLFTNGAMAAGAPVAINVASVAGSKLTIGLSWHNAVLKEEVADWLAEDLSSYAAKFHETGEMFV, encoded by the exons ATGGGCTCCGTCAACACACCCCAAATCCTCCGCAAACTCGGAGACAA TGAACACTTCTCTTCCTCCCGTCACAGTCTCGGCATCTACCGCTGCGTCACCGTATCATGCCGCTACTCCCAccctccatcctctctcccCGACGGCACATCCATCAGCCCAAACTTCTTCGCTGCTCTCGCAACCGTCATCAAGGACCAGCCCATGCTGCGTGTTGGCATCACGGGGGACGACACAAACGACGCCCACTTCGTACACATCCCCTCCATCGATCTGCGCGACCAAGTCTCCGTCGTTGCCGTGCCTTGTCAGTCCGTACAAGAGTACGAGGACAAAGTTGCCGAGCAGCAGGGCTGGGAGCATGACCAAAAATTCCAGGATTTAGCTGTGAGGCCTCCCTGGAGAATCACCATCCTGAGGCCTAGTAGCGACAACGACGAAGTCGTTGAGCAGTTGAAGGGGCAGGAAGACGTCTTCTTTGCGTTCCATCACTCTCTTATGGACGGAACCAGTGGCCGCCGCTTCCACGAGATGCTTCTCGCAACACCTGCTTACCAGGGCCAACAAGTCCCAGCCGAGCCAGAGCTTGTCCTCTCCTTTCCAGAACCGTCGTCACTCCCTGAACCTCAGGAACAAGTCGTCAACTTCACCCTCTCAATCAGCTATACCGTGAAAACTCTCTGGACCGCCCTCGGCCCAACGTTCCTCCAGCCCCCCAAGCAGCCCATCTGGAACGCCCTCCCCGTCGACTTCTCCCTGCCCTACAAGACGCGCGTCAAGCCCATCGACATCTCGCCCGAGGTCCTCGCAACGCTCCTCTCCGCCTGCAGAGAACATTCCGTCACCATCACGGCTCTCCTACACTCTCTCGTCCTCGCCTCTCTGTCATCCCGCATCCCCTCTCCAACAGAGGCACCCGCCTTCGCAGCGTCCACGCCCATCAGCCTTCGACCCTTCACTTCTCCCTCCATGGATCCCGCATACGTGACTTCCCTCCGCTGTCTCGTCGCCGCCACCGTACATCATTTCCCTCCAGAGATGGTGTCCGCTCTGCGCGCCCCTGATGCCGATACCAACGCCCTGATATGGCAAAACGCGCTGCACGTCAAGGACCACCTCGCCGACAAGCTCAAATCCTTGCCCCACGACGACGTCTCGGGCATGCTCAAGTATGTCAGCGACTGGTTCTCCTTCTGGCGCGGCAGGGACGGCAGGCCGCGCACCGAGTCCTGGGAGATTAGCAACATTGGCGTGCTCAAGAACCcggcagaggcagaagcagacgTGCCCCGGGCCACGCGCTTGCTCTTTACGAAtggagccatggctgctggagcgcCGGTGGCTATCAATGTTGCGAGCGTGGCTGGGTCCAAGTTGACTATTGGCTTGTCGTGGCATAATGCTGTGTTGAAGGAAGAGGTGGCGGACTGGCTCGCTGAGGATCTGAGTTCGTATGCTGCAAAGTTTCATGAGACTGGCGAGATGTTTGTCTAG